One window of the Thunnus albacares chromosome 3, fThuAlb1.1, whole genome shotgun sequence genome contains the following:
- the rps3a gene encoding 40S ribosomal protein S3a — protein MAVGKNKRLTKGGKKGAKKKIVDPFSKKDWYDVKAPAMFNIRNLGKTLVTRTQGTRIASDGLKGRVFEVSLADLQNDEVAFRKFKLITEDVQGKNCLTNFHGMDLTRDKMCSMVKKWQTMIEAHVDVKTTDGYLLRLFCVGFTKKRTNQIRKTSYAQHQQVRQIRKKMMEIMTREVQTNDLKEVVNKLIPDSVGKDIEKACQSIYPLHDVYVRKVKMLKKPKFELGKLMELHGEGGAGSAAKASGDDTGAKVERADGYEPPIQETV, from the exons ATGGCAGTCGGCAAGAATAAGAGGCTGACCAAAGGCGGCAAAAAAGGTGCCAAAAAGAAGAT TGTGGACCCTTTCTCCAAGAAGGACTGGTATGATGTCAAGGCACCTGCTATGTTCAACATCCGCAATCTTGGCAAGACCTTGGTCACCAGGACCCAGGGAACCA GAATTGCCTCAGACGGTCTTAAGGGACGCGTGTTCGAGGTGAGCCTTGCTGACCTGCAGAACGATGAGGTGGCCTTCCGTAAGTTCAAGCTCATCACTGAGGATGTTCAGGGCAAGAACTGCCTCACAAACTTCCACGGCATGGACCTGACCCGTGACAAAATGTGCTCCATGGTCAAGAAATGGCAG ACCATGATCGAAGCCCATGTGGATGTGAAGACCACCGATGGCTACCTTCTGCGTCTGTTCTGCGTGGGTTTCACAAAGAAGCGCACCAACCAGATCAGAAAGACCTCCTACGCCCAGCACCAGCAGGTCCGCCAGATCCGCAAGAAGATGATGGAGATCATGACCCGTGAGGTTCAGACCAACGACCTGAAGGAAGTCGTCAACAAGCT GATCCCAGACAGCGTTGGCAAGGACATTGAGAAGGCCTGCCAGTCCATCTACCCTCTACACGACGTCTACGTTCGCAAGGTCAAGATGCTTAAGAAGCCCAAGTTTGAGT TGGGCAAACTGATGGAGCTCCATGGTGAGGGCGGTGCCGGCAGTGCAGCAAAGGCCTCCGGTGACGACACTGGAGCCAAGGTGGAGAGGGCTGATGGCTACGAGCCCCCCATCCAGGAGACAGTCTAA